attataaatatattatttttatttatgtcattgtttttggttaatttttttcatgcatATTCTTTTATTACATAATGGATGTATTGATTATATaactatttttttgtattttttacaatctatttgaggatgaatataaatgtttttgttacatGTAGtcacgaatgaatgaatgtttatcttTTCATTTAACACTTTTCCAATCATTGTACTTCTTTATAGGTTGAGGAACATCTTACAAATGCATGACAGACAGatcaaaaataaattgacttgtGGAAtctgatgtaaaaataaataaagaaataataaaaaaggtcTTGGTACAGCTTCAATGTGGCGGAGCTCAGTTCTGACAAAAAACTCCAACAAACTATATAAATGAACTCAATTAATTTAGTTTTTTCTCCCTTAAAAAAGCCATTGATCAAATATTTAGTGTCAATAATCCAACTTGTATCAGGAAGATCGCTCAACATGTGTTTGACaatgaatgttttcatgaaagaaaatgtgtttcatttaaaactgtTGAATATTTGAAAGAAAACTGGTCCAGTGATgatacttatttatttgttcatatatttttctcatttagCGCTACAAAATGTCAGTATATCGGCGCTACAGTGACTTCGACGTCTTCCATGAGATTCTGCTTCAGAGGTTTTCTTACAGAATTGTACCAGTGCTTCCCCCGAAAAGAATGCTGAAGGGAGGTAAGTAGCTACAGCTTAATATCAAATGAATAAACTCTGTAAACTCTGTATTCTGTGGATTTGTTTTTACACTGTTTACTATCAAGCACATAAAAATACAACTCTCAAGTATCATCCTGATGTTGAACTTTCTGAAACAAGAGGTCAACAGGATGTCAGTCAATAAATCATTAACTTTCTGCTGGTAACAAGTCAACAAATGTCTTGATATTTAATGAGCTtcttaaattcttctcaagtgAAGTTGCATAAATGGTGGCAATTTTGCTTTCACTGGAGACTCACATTCGTACAACAAAATGATGGTTAGCAGCAAAATTATTgctaaaatatgttttgtgttaCAAATTAATTGTTTTAGTTGTCTGTTTAATTTAGTGCCTTTAACTGCAgaaaatgttatgttatttTAACCATGAAAAAATGAGTGTACTCTTGTGAACAAGAGCTGTGTTACCCAGAAGTTGTATACATAAAGGGGTGATTTACAAAGACCCCTGCTTGTTTGTACTTGCTGGCGACCAACACCAGTTTGACCAACTCTATTTCATGGGCAGACGAAACCAAGAAGTAGAGTCTCAGTTAATATTAGAATTTTTACGGGATTTTCATCTTAGTGCTTATAGAATGGCACAAATGTGTTAGTAGTCAGTTTAAGAATGATGCGTATTTTATGGTTAACTGAGAATACGACATTTGATGATGGGCCCAATAAAATTGTTTTAAGGGCCATCAATGGCCCCTGGGTCGGACTTTGGCCTCACCTGGTTTAACCCATGATAGTCCACATGATACAGAATTTAATCATTGACCTGGAAAATTGGGTATTTGTGAGTGAGTCTATATGTGTCCTCTATGTGGAGATAGGCTCCTCCTATAAAGAGAAGTGTAAGCGATAGCCGGACCATCGGTTTTCTTTAAGATGATACTCTTGCGTACTTTTtaagcaacaaaacacaaccatCAGTATTCACCTCTTTGCGTTGCAGTCTTGACATCAGTTTCTGAGAGTGACTTCATCGAAGGGAGGCGGCGCGCGCTCTGCAGGTTCATCAACCTGGTGGCGAGACATCCCTTCTTCTCTGAGGATGAACTGGTCAAGACTTTTCTAACGTTCAGTGGATCGGTAGGCTCATTTCTGTCCTCGTGTCGCCAGTCACCAACTTGACTGTTACAGCGTTTCCACTCTCTTCTTGCCAAACAGGATGTTCAGATTAAGCTGCGGGACACTTACAAGAAAACGGGTGATGAGTTCATGACCAACAGGGTTGCAACACTGGCAAAGGTTTGCATTTTATGAAAAATGTTTCACTGTTTTAATGAATCTTTTCACAtcactgcttcttcttctgacaGCTgtgattcataaaaaaaaaaaaaaaaaacatcctatCAACACGAgcattgcatttttctttttattattttcaataagaatctcatgaatgttttttctctccatcgcTGTAATAAGGTGATGGTGTTGTTTTTGACTGAATGTTGGAATGGTGGACGAAAACAAGTGTGTTGGTTCCTCATTCATTCAGAAAgtgatattttttgtttatacaCTGCTTTGGAAAGGTTTAGTTCATGGCCACTCATTGAAACTCCTCTACTTCAATCTTGggtctgtgtttattttcagttgcaGAATTGTTAAAATTTCTGCTCATTACTGTGAGTTTTTGACTGTATAATagcaaaaatatacaaaaatgaCTACAATTTTCAACCTGATAACATGGTATGAACTCTAAAAACTTTCACTCcctttcatcattttattttccctcaTTTTAATTGGAACATCTATATGTTTTGAGCTGGTGTGGTATGAGTGAGCAACCTGGTGGTTTTCCCACTCTTGCTGACTGTTTGTGAGACACATTTTAGAAAATGTAACACAACAGTGACAATAGATTTTCTCACCGACTCACGTTCGAACTTTATAAACTCTCAACTAAAGCAGCAACCCATGCGACACTCCTTTCAGCATATGCCTGCATCACCCGTCATATATATAGGTGGTTTAGAAGTTATTCTACTGAGAAGCCTGGTGAAATCTTAACACATGAGCGTGCTGAATCTGCTGAGGTCCCACTGCAGATGAGATGGGATCTACTGTCATGACACTTATATGAGCTTAAAGCCTTTATTCCCTGCTTTCAGATTGAATTTTCCAGATATCAGAAACCACTGAGGAGTTGTGATCATTTCAAAAGCGCGTTTGTCTGTGGTCAATAGAGGCTTAAGGAAGCAGTTTGATGCTGAAATTCAGAACAGAAAGTGATCTACCTCGATACAAAAAGAGATCTGTGTGTGAATCTTTTGTGAAGAGAATTTGGTTTTAATATTGTGGTGGTTGAGAGGCAGAATTTAATGTGCTACACATGGACTGTATTGTACTGTATATAGCTGGACAAGATGATCAAGTAGCGTTTGACTATTGAGCTTTTTCGTCTgctaaaagataaataaataaaaatgtcacctTTCCTAAGGAAGCTGTGATGATTTCAATGTCTTAGGTTGATACAATTCATAcataatcattaaaaaaaaagacaaacaaaaaacaaacattggattaaatgaaggaaaataacgTTTTGGGTGTGTTTAGCAAGGCAGGCAGCGCAAGTGCTGCATTAGAAATTCAGCAACTACTGTTGGAATTTCTGAAGGGCCGTTTTGATGATTCCCCAACATTAACAAGTTATGAGGTTTGTGCTTCTGGATTTGCCTCGCAGGAATACCTCCCCGCAGACATCCAAGCCCAGTTCTCGGCGAGCAGAGAGTTGATCAAAAATGTTCACAACAGCTTCTCAAAGCTGCGGGAGAGAGCTGAAAAGATAGCGGAGCGCTCCAAGGAGAATGCAAGTGATCTTCTCATGTTTGGCCGAGAGCTCAGGTATTAAATTCCAATAATGTACAGTTGAATTTCTTCTCCTTCTGGACTGGGAAAACACAGTTTTGGATCCAGCGTGAAACATTGTTTCTATGGCGTGAAAGTCAATTTGATATTCCCTGCGTCTCTTCCTGTCGTCTGCAGCACGCTGGGCTCGGATACGCTGTCTCTTCCCTCCCTGGCCTCCTCTGAGAGCGGCTGGGGGACTCTGCGTCAGGCTCTCAAGAGTCTGTCAGTGGAGTTCGCTTTGCTCTCGGACAAATCTGCTCAGCAGGTAACGTCTTCAcccacacattttgtttttcgcGGAGCACATCTGAGGTCCAAACAAATGTCGTTTTCCAAATCTCCCCAGGGCAGGCGGGAAGAAGATCATGTGGTGGAGAAGCTGAACTTGTTCTTGGATTTGCTGCAGTCGTACAAGGTGAGGCTTTTTCAACTCCACTTTCAGGACACTGCATTTGTAGCTGTAAACCTTGACATTAAAATCTATATTctaatattgtttatttgactGAAATCTAGTCCTTTATAATTCTTTGTTCCGCTGGCGTTCCGCTTCCTTTCCAACTGCCGTGTTGCAGCTCGAGCACAAACCTTTTGTGTTTACAGCACACGTGGAATACAGCATTATGTCAGTCTAAAACGGTGAGAATTTAATGATATTAAAGTTGAAACTGTCTTACTagttgtgtgggtgtgtggtaCACACACTCCCCTGCCCACCCTGGAACACAtatcagctgcctcaggaaaaCCAAGGTCATCACTAGGGACCCCCCACTTCCTATTTGACCAGCTGTCCTCTGGAAGGCACCTCGGAGACGGCCACTCGCCCACCCAGCCTCCTTTATGACCCCTTCCTTGTTTTATCTATCCATTTCCTCCACcgaggaggtcatgtgatcgtcACTGTTCCCGTAAGCGAAATCGCTCAAAAACGGATGGACGGATTTCACTtgtattttcaggaaatgttggtaACAGTTTTAAGGAACCGATGATACCATTTTGGTTGAATTTTGGATCTGGATCCATAGATCTTTTGAAGGATTCGctctctttattttttgttaacttattgttttaagacatttttctcattgtgcacaaaaacaacaccacaagagcattg
The genomic region above belongs to Synchiropus splendidus isolate RoL2022-P1 chromosome 19, RoL_Sspl_1.0, whole genome shotgun sequence and contains:
- the snx8a gene encoding sorting nexin-8a isoform X2, with amino-acid sequence MQPAQEDVLTLSQTLDQLLARDSVQVELIPEKKGLFLKHVEYQVTSKRYKMSVYRRYSDFDVFHEILLQRFSYRIVPVLPPKRMLKGVLTSVSESDFIEGRRRALCRFINLVARHPFFSEDELVKTFLTFSGSDVQIKLRDTYKKTGDEFMTNRVATLAKEYLPADIQAQFSASRELIKNVHNSFSKLRERAEKIAERSKENASDLLMFGRELSTLGSDTLSLPSLASSESGWGTLRQALKSLSVEFALLSDKSAQQGRREEDHVVEKLNLFLDLLQSYKDLCERHEKGVLHEHQRALHKYSVMKRQMMSATVQPKEQASVEQLESRIVQQENAIQTMELRNYFSLFCLHQETQLIFSYLPITSHILGAFVNSQVQGHSEMGQVWNELQPKLGCLFGDKNGLTAAM